From Pseudomonas putida, one genomic window encodes:
- a CDS encoding AMP-binding protein produces MSQTSYTQGRQNPALLTQTIGQAFDATVARYADGEALVVRHQGLRFTWQQLAEQVDVHARALMALGLDRGDRIGIWSPNCAQWCILQLASAKVGAILVNINPAYRVGELEYVLRQSGCRWLVCADAFKTSDYHAMVRQLLPELALVAPGDLASERLPELRGVISLAGNPPPCFLPWPALPGRAAQTAPEAYQARQRGLQFDQAVNIQYTSGTTGAPKGATLSHYNILNNGFMVGESLGLTPADRMVIPVPLYHCFGMVMANLGCITHGSAMIYPSDAFDAELTLRAVAEEHASILYGVPTMFIAMLDHPSRPQLDLSTLRSGIMAGATCPIEVMRRVIEQLHMAQVQIAYGMTETSPVSLQTGPDDDLELRVTTVGRTQPHLETKLVDADGCTVPRGEIGELCTRGYSVMLGYWGNPQATADAIDPEGWMHSGDLAVMDQDGHVRIVGRNKDMIIRGGENIYPRELEEFLYTHPAVADAQVIGIPCDRYGEEVVAWIKLHPGHSATGEELHGWCKARIAHYKVPRHFCFVDEFPMTVTGKVQKFRMREISAATLSAEKAQ; encoded by the coding sequence ATGAGTCAAACCAGCTACACCCAAGGTCGTCAGAACCCAGCCTTGCTGACCCAGACCATTGGCCAGGCCTTCGATGCGACCGTGGCCCGTTACGCCGATGGCGAAGCCTTGGTGGTGCGCCACCAAGGCCTGCGTTTCACTTGGCAGCAGTTGGCCGAGCAGGTCGATGTCCATGCCCGGGCGTTGATGGCCCTGGGGCTGGACCGGGGCGACCGGATCGGCATCTGGTCTCCCAACTGCGCCCAGTGGTGCATCTTGCAACTGGCCAGCGCCAAGGTCGGCGCGATTCTGGTCAACATCAACCCGGCCTACCGGGTGGGCGAGCTGGAGTATGTGCTGCGTCAGTCTGGCTGCCGCTGGCTGGTGTGCGCCGACGCCTTCAAGACCTCTGACTATCACGCCATGGTTCGGCAGCTGCTGCCGGAACTGGCGCTGGTGGCGCCCGGTGACCTGGCCAGCGAGCGCCTGCCCGAGCTGCGCGGGGTGATAAGCCTGGCCGGCAACCCGCCACCATGTTTTCTGCCATGGCCTGCGCTGCCAGGGCGGGCAGCGCAGACGGCCCCTGAGGCTTATCAGGCGCGCCAGCGCGGGCTGCAGTTCGACCAGGCGGTGAACATCCAGTACACCTCCGGCACCACCGGCGCCCCCAAAGGGGCCACGCTCAGCCATTACAACATCCTGAACAACGGCTTCATGGTCGGGGAAAGCCTGGGCTTGACCCCTGCCGACCGTATGGTGATCCCGGTGCCGCTGTACCACTGCTTCGGCATGGTCATGGCCAACCTCGGTTGCATCACCCATGGCAGCGCGATGATCTACCCCAGCGACGCCTTCGATGCCGAGCTCACCTTGCGTGCGGTGGCCGAGGAGCACGCCAGCATCCTCTATGGCGTGCCGACCATGTTCATCGCCATGCTCGACCACCCGTCGCGCCCGCAGCTGGACCTTTCGACCCTGCGCAGCGGCATCATGGCTGGGGCCACCTGCCCGATCGAGGTCATGCGCCGGGTCATCGAGCAGCTGCACATGGCCCAGGTGCAGATTGCCTATGGCATGACCGAAACCAGCCCGGTGTCTCTGCAGACCGGCCCCGACGATGATCTGGAATTGCGCGTGACCACGGTTGGCCGCACCCAGCCTCACCTGGAAACCAAACTGGTGGATGCCGATGGCTGCACCGTGCCCAGGGGTGAAATCGGCGAATTGTGCACACGGGGTTACAGCGTGATGCTGGGTTACTGGGGCAACCCGCAGGCCACGGCAGATGCCATAGATCCCGAAGGGTGGATGCACTCGGGCGATCTGGCAGTCATGGACCAAGACGGCCATGTGCGCATCGTCGGGCGCAACAAGGACATGATCATTCGCGGTGGCGAAAATATTTATCCGCGCGAGCTTGAGGAGTTCCTCTATACCCATCCCGCAGTGGCAGACGCCCAGGTGATCGGCATCCCGTGCGATAGGTATGGCGAAGAAGTGGTGGCCTGGATCAAGTTGCATCCCGGCCATAGCGCAACGGGTGAAGAACTGCACGGCTGGTGCAAGGCACGCATCGCCCATTACAAGGTGCCGCGGCACTTTTGCTTCGTCGACGAGTTTCCAATGACGGTGACCGGCAAGGTGCAGAAGTTCAGGATGCGCGAAATCAGCGCAGCCACGCTTTCAGCCGAAAAGGCGCAGTGA
- a CDS encoding alpha-1,4-glucan--maltose-1-phosphate maltosyltransferase: MSRNEPFASVPMANDHPDQAISLSQALLAPRIVIEDTQPALDGGAFATKAISGQPVAVSSKVYSDGHDRLAVMLNWRQANSRRWHCVPMHSPGNDLWLAEFTPTDLGPHLFSIEAWIDPFATYCHDLEKKFHAGVEVKLELEEGRLLLGKGAERSEGELREQIEALQAQLPTLAQADQVALLLGEQASRLMSEAEHRSYLTCSREFPVDVDRPAAQFASWYELFPRSITDSPERHGTFNDVHARLPMIRDMGFDVLYFPPIHPIGKQHRKGRNNALKAEPNDPGSPYAIGSPEGGHDAIHPQLGTREDFRRLVAAAAEHGLEIALDFAIQCSQDHPWLKEHPGWFSWRPDGTIRYAENPPKKYQDIVNVDFYAADAVPSLWLALRDVVVGWVEEGVRTFRVDNPHTKPLPFWQWLIANVRSQYPDVIFLAEAFTKPAMMARLGKVGYAQSYTYFTWRNTKQELREYFEQLNQPPWSLCYRPNFFVNTPDINPFFLHTSGRAGFLIRAALATMGSGLWGMYSGFELCEGTPLPGKEEYLDSEKYEIRPRDFTQPGNIIAEIAQLNRIRRQNRALQTHLGVAFFNCWNDNILYFAKRTPERDNYILIAVSLDPHNAQEASFELPLWELGLDDDADTLGEDLMNGHRWTWHGKTQWMRIEPWHQPFGIWRIEKAR, encoded by the coding sequence ATGTCGCGCAACGAGCCCTTCGCAAGCGTACCGATGGCGAACGATCACCCCGACCAGGCCATCAGCCTGTCCCAGGCGCTGCTGGCGCCGCGCATCGTGATCGAGGATACCCAGCCCGCACTCGACGGTGGCGCGTTTGCCACCAAGGCCATCAGCGGCCAGCCGGTTGCGGTCAGCAGCAAGGTGTACAGCGACGGCCACGATCGCCTGGCCGTGATGCTCAACTGGCGGCAGGCCAATAGTCGGCGATGGCACTGCGTGCCGATGCATTCGCCAGGCAACGACCTCTGGTTGGCCGAGTTCACACCCACCGACCTGGGCCCGCACCTTTTCAGCATCGAGGCCTGGATCGACCCGTTCGCCACCTATTGCCACGACCTTGAGAAGAAGTTCCACGCAGGCGTCGAGGTCAAGCTGGAGCTGGAGGAAGGTCGCTTGCTGCTTGGCAAAGGCGCAGAGCGCAGTGAGGGCGAGTTGCGTGAGCAGATCGAGGCGCTGCAGGCGCAACTGCCCACGCTGGCACAGGCCGACCAGGTGGCGCTGCTGCTGGGGGAGCAGGCGTCGCGCCTGATGAGCGAGGCCGAGCACCGCAGCTACCTCACCTGCAGCCGTGAGTTCCCGGTGGATGTCGACCGCCCGGCTGCGCAGTTCGCCAGCTGGTACGAGTTGTTCCCCCGCTCGATCACCGACAGCCCCGAGCGCCACGGCACCTTCAACGATGTGCACGCGCGTTTGCCGATGATTCGCGACATGGGCTTTGACGTGCTGTATTTCCCGCCCATCCATCCGATCGGCAAGCAGCACCGCAAGGGCCGCAATAACGCCTTGAAGGCTGAGCCCAACGACCCGGGCAGCCCCTACGCCATCGGCAGCCCCGAAGGCGGGCACGATGCCATTCACCCGCAGCTGGGCACCCGAGAAGACTTCCGCCGCCTGGTGGCTGCCGCCGCCGAGCACGGGCTGGAGATCGCCCTGGACTTCGCCATCCAGTGCTCCCAGGACCACCCGTGGCTCAAGGAACATCCCGGCTGGTTCAGCTGGCGCCCCGACGGCACCATCCGGTATGCCGAGAACCCGCCGAAGAAGTACCAGGACATCGTCAACGTGGACTTCTACGCCGCTGACGCCGTGCCGTCGCTGTGGCTTGCCCTGCGTGATGTGGTGGTGGGCTGGGTGGAGGAGGGGGTGAGAACCTTCCGCGTCGACAACCCACACACCAAACCGCTGCCGTTCTGGCAATGGTTGATCGCCAATGTGCGCAGCCAGTATCCGGACGTGATCTTCCTCGCCGAGGCGTTCACCAAGCCTGCGATGATGGCGCGCCTGGGCAAGGTCGGTTACGCCCAGAGTTACACCTATTTCACCTGGCGCAACACCAAGCAGGAGCTGCGCGAGTATTTCGAGCAGCTCAATCAGCCGCCCTGGAGCCTGTGCTACCGGCCCAACTTCTTCGTCAACACGCCGGACATCAACCCGTTCTTCCTGCACACCAGCGGGCGTGCCGGCTTTTTGATCCGCGCCGCCCTGGCGACCATGGGCTCGGGGCTGTGGGGCATGTACTCGGGCTTCGAGCTGTGCGAAGGCACCCCTCTGCCGGGCAAGGAAGAATACCTGGACTCGGAGAAGTACGAGATCCGCCCCCGCGACTTCACCCAGCCCGGCAACATCATTGCCGAAATTGCTCAACTCAATCGCATCCGCCGGCAGAACCGTGCCCTGCAGACGCACCTGGGGGTGGCGTTCTTCAACTGTTGGAACGACAACATCCTGTACTTCGCCAAGCGCACGCCGGAGCGCGACAACTACATCCTGATAGCGGTCAGCCTCGACCCGCACAACGCCCAGGAGGCCAGCTTCGAATTGCCGTTGTGGGAACTGGGGCTGGACGATGACGCTGACACCTTGGGCGAAGACCTGATGAACGGCCACCGCTGGACCTGGCATGGCAAGACCCAATGGATGCGCATTGAGCCATGGCATCAGCCATTCGGTATCTGGCGCATCGAGAAGGCCCGCTAA
- the treS gene encoding maltose alpha-D-glucosyltransferase translates to MAKRSRPAAFLDDPLWYKDAVIYQLHIKSFFDANNDGIGDFAGLISKLDYIAELGVNTLWLLPFYPSPRRDDGYDIAEYKAVHPDYGSMADARRFIAEAHKRGLRVITELVINHTSDQHPWFQRARHAKRGSKARDFYVWSDDDQKYDGTRIIFLDTEKSNWTWDPVAGQYFWHRFYSHQPDLNFDNPQVLKAVIGVMRFWLDLGVDGLRLDAIPYLIERDGTNNENLPETHKVLKAIRAEIDANYPDRMLLAEANQWPEDTRPYFGEGDGDECHMAFHFPLMPRMYMALAMEDRFPITDILRQTPEIPANCQWAIFLRNHDELTLEMVTDRERDYLWNYYAQDRRARINLGIRRRLAPLLQRDRRRIELLTSLLLSMPGTPTLYYGDELGMGDNIYLGDRDGVRTPMQWSPDRNGGFSKADPQRLVLPPIMDPLYGYQTVNVEAQSHDPHSLLNWNRRLLAVRNQQKAFGRGTLRTLTPSNRRILAYIREYTDAEGNSEVILCVANVSRAAQAAELELSQYADKVPVEMLGGSAFPPIGQLPFLLTLPPYAFYWFLLASHDRMPSWHVQATEGLPELTTLVLRKRMEELLEAPSSDTLQDAILPQYLPKRRWFAGKEGPVDQVRLCYGVRLGTATTPVLLSEIEVLGDGQRNRYQLPFGLLPEDQINSALPQQLALSRVRRGRQVGLITDAFVLEPFIRAVLRACQDGLRLPCGNGQGELGFHCTEALAGLGLDEDSAVRYLSAEQSNSSVVVGDRVVLKLIRRVNPGVHPELEMSAYLTAAGFTNISPLLAWVSRVDERQAPHLLMIAQGYLSNQGDAWAWTQNTLERAIRDEMEPSSKEGDAHTDALAELNGFAALLGQRLGEMHLLLAAPSDDPAFRPRSSDGEDSERWAQQISRELCHALDLLAQHRDSLDGDSQALVDDLQQRREGLAQHIATLARQAEGGLLMRVHGDLHLGQVLVVQGDAYLIDFEGEPSRPLDERRAKHSPYKDVSGVLRSFDYAAAMILRSASAVDVSEAARQARQRVARQYLHQSRHAFVEAYGLATAAMPHAWQHAEGERAALELFCLEKAAYEITYEAENRPSWLAVPLHGLHGLISTWGES, encoded by the coding sequence ATGGCCAAGCGTTCCCGCCCGGCAGCCTTCCTCGACGACCCGTTGTGGTACAAGGACGCCGTGATCTACCAGTTGCATATCAAGTCGTTCTTCGATGCCAACAACGACGGCATCGGTGACTTCGCCGGCCTGATCAGCAAGCTCGATTACATCGCCGAACTGGGCGTCAATACGCTCTGGTTGTTGCCGTTCTACCCCTCGCCACGGCGCGACGACGGCTATGACATCGCTGAATACAAAGCCGTGCACCCCGACTACGGCAGCATGGCCGATGCCAGGCGGTTCATCGCCGAGGCGCACAAGCGCGGGCTACGGGTGATTACCGAGCTGGTCATCAATCACACCAGCGACCAGCACCCGTGGTTCCAGCGCGCACGCCATGCCAAGCGTGGCAGCAAGGCCCGCGACTTCTACGTGTGGTCGGACGACGACCAGAAATACGACGGTACGCGGATCATCTTCCTCGACACCGAGAAGTCCAACTGGACGTGGGACCCTGTGGCCGGCCAGTACTTCTGGCACCGCTTCTACTCGCACCAGCCGGACCTGAATTTCGACAACCCGCAAGTGCTCAAGGCGGTGATCGGGGTGATGCGCTTCTGGCTCGACCTGGGTGTCGACGGGCTGCGCCTGGACGCGATTCCCTACCTCATCGAGCGCGATGGCACCAACAACGAGAACCTGCCCGAGACCCACAAGGTGCTCAAGGCGATTCGTGCCGAAATCGATGCCAATTACCCCGACCGCATGCTGCTTGCCGAGGCCAACCAGTGGCCCGAGGACACGCGCCCGTACTTTGGCGAAGGTGACGGCGACGAGTGCCACATGGCGTTTCACTTCCCACTGATGCCGCGCATGTACATGGCCCTGGCCATGGAAGACCGCTTCCCAATCACCGACATCCTGCGCCAGACGCCAGAAATCCCGGCCAATTGCCAATGGGCGATCTTCCTGCGCAACCACGATGAGCTGACCCTGGAGATGGTCACCGATCGTGAGCGCGACTACCTGTGGAACTACTACGCGCAAGACCGCCGCGCGCGCATCAACCTGGGTATCCGCCGTCGCCTGGCGCCGTTGCTGCAACGTGACCGGCGGCGCATCGAACTGCTTACCAGCCTGCTGCTGTCGATGCCCGGCACGCCGACCCTGTACTACGGCGACGAACTGGGCATGGGTGACAACATCTACCTGGGCGACCGCGATGGTGTGCGTACCCCCATGCAGTGGTCGCCGGACCGTAATGGCGGTTTTTCCAAGGCCGACCCGCAGCGCCTGGTACTGCCGCCGATCATGGACCCGCTGTACGGCTACCAGACGGTCAACGTCGAGGCACAGTCCCACGACCCGCATTCGCTGCTCAACTGGAACCGCCGCCTGCTGGCGGTGCGCAACCAGCAGAAAGCCTTCGGCCGCGGCACCTTGCGTACGCTCACCCCGAGCAACCGCCGCATTCTGGCGTACATCCGCGAGTACACCGATGCCGAGGGCAACAGCGAAGTCATTCTGTGTGTTGCCAATGTGTCGCGTGCGGCCCAGGCCGCAGAACTTGAATTGTCCCAGTACGCCGACAAGGTGCCTGTAGAGATGCTCGGCGGCAGCGCCTTCCCGCCGATCGGCCAGCTGCCGTTCCTGCTGACGTTGCCACCTTATGCCTTCTACTGGTTCTTGCTGGCATCGCACGACCGCATGCCCAGCTGGCATGTGCAAGCTACCGAGGGGTTGCCAGAATTGACTACGCTAGTGCTGCGCAAACGTATGGAAGAGCTGCTCGAAGCGCCTTCGAGCGACACATTGCAAGACGCGATCCTGCCGCAATACCTGCCCAAACGGCGTTGGTTTGCCGGCAAGGAAGGGCCTGTCGATCAGGTGCGCCTGTGTTACGGCGTGCGTTTGGGCACCGCCACCACGCCGGTGCTGCTGAGCGAAATCGAAGTGTTGGGCGATGGCCAGCGTAACCGTTACCAGTTGCCGTTCGGGCTGCTGCCTGAAGACCAGATCAACAGCGCGTTGCCCCAGCAACTGGCGCTGTCGCGGGTACGCCGTGGCCGTCAGGTGGGCCTGATCACCGATGCCTTCGTGCTCGAGCCCTTCATCCGTGCGGTGCTGCGCGCCTGCCAGGACGGCCTGCGCCTGCCCTGTGGCAATGGCCAGGGCGAGTTGGGCTTCCACTGTACCGAAGCGTTGGCCGGCCTGGGCCTCGATGAAGACAGCGCGGTGCGCTACCTGAGCGCCGAGCAGTCCAACAGCTCTGTGGTGGTGGGCGACCGTGTGGTGCTCAAGCTGATCCGCCGGGTCAATCCGGGGGTTCACCCGGAGCTGGAAATGAGCGCTTACCTCACCGCCGCCGGGTTCACCAATATCTCGCCGCTGCTGGCCTGGGTCAGCCGCGTGGACGAGCGCCAGGCACCGCACCTGCTGATGATCGCCCAGGGTTACCTGAGCAACCAGGGCGACGCCTGGGCCTGGACCCAGAACACCCTGGAGCGGGCCATCCGCGACGAGATGGAACCGTCCAGTAAAGAGGGCGACGCGCATACCGACGCACTGGCCGAGCTCAACGGTTTTGCTGCCTTGCTTGGCCAGCGCCTGGGCGAGATGCACCTGCTGCTGGCCGCCCCGAGCGATGACCCCGCCTTCCGGCCGCGCAGCAGCGATGGCGAAGACAGCGAGCGCTGGGCCCAACAGATCAGCCGCGAGCTGTGCCATGCCCTGGACTTGCTGGCTCAGCACCGCGACAGCCTGGACGGCGATAGCCAGGCGTTGGTCGACGACCTGCAACAGCGCCGTGAAGGCCTTGCCCAGCACATCGCTACCTTGGCAAGGCAGGCCGAAGGCGGCCTGCTGATGCGTGTTCACGGGGACCTGCACCTGGGCCAGGTACTGGTGGTGCAAGGGGATGCCTACCTCATCGATTTCGAAGGTGAGCCGTCGCGCCCGTTGGACGAGCGCCGGGCCAAACACAGCCCTTACAAGGATGTCAGCGGCGTTTTGCGATCCTTCGACTATGCTGCTGCGATGATCCTGCGCAGCGCCTCGGCGGTAGACGTGTCCGAGGCAGCACGGCAGGCTCGTCAGCGGGTCGCCCGGCAGTACCTGCACCAGTCGCGCCACGCCTTCGTCGAAGCCTACGGCCTGGCCACCGCCGCCATGCCTCACGCCTGGCAGCACGCCGAGGGCGAGCGCGCCGCACTGGAACTGTTCTGCCTGGAAAAGGCCGCCTACGAGATTACTTATGAAGCCGAGAACCGGCCAAGTTGGCTGGCCGTGCCTTTGCATGGCTTGCATGGATTGATCAGTACCTGGGGAGAGTCATAG
- the glgB gene encoding 1,4-alpha-glucan branching protein GlgB gives MNATTRDNGGLRQRELDALARAEHADPFAVLGPHGDGAGGLWVRAYLPTALSARVLSRDDGRVLGEMQQGSLPGLFTAHLDDAQPYLLQIGWAGGEQVTEDPYSFGPQLGDMDLHLFAEGNHRDLSGRFGAQPTQVDGVAGVCFSVWAPNARRVSVVGDFNNWDGRRHPMRLRHGAGVWELFVPRLGVGETYKFEVLGKEGVLPLKADPLARATELPPSTASKVAGELSHDWQDHEWMEHRAQRHAYSAPLSIYELHPGSWQCELDDLGEVSRFYNWRELAERLVPYVQKLNFTHIELLPIMEHPFGGSWGYQPLSMFAPTSRYGTPEDFAAFIDACHQGGIGVILDWVPAHFPTDEHGLARFDGTALYEYDNPLEGFHQDWNTLIYNLGRNEVRGFMLASALHWLKHFHIDGLRVDAVASMLYRDYSRKAGEWVPNRHGGRENLEAIDFIRHLNGVAAHEAPGALIIAEESTAWPGVSQPTQQGGLGFAYKWNMGWMHDTLHYIQNDPVHRSYHHNEMSFGLIYAYSEHFILPISHDEVVHGKHSLIDKMPGDRWQKFANLRAYLAFMWTHPGKKLLFMGCEFGQWREWNHDHQLDWYLLQYPEHQGVQRLVGDLNRLYRELPALHEQDCQPQGFQWLIGDDAQNCVYAWLRWSSNGEPLLVVANFTPVPREGYRIGVPFGERWQELLNSDAELYAGSNVGNLGAVESDEVASHGQPLSLALNLPPLGVLVLKPV, from the coding sequence ATGAATGCAACCACGCGTGATAACGGTGGCCTTCGGCAGCGGGAGCTCGATGCCCTTGCCCGCGCCGAGCACGCCGATCCTTTTGCAGTACTTGGCCCCCATGGCGATGGCGCGGGCGGGCTGTGGGTCCGCGCCTATCTGCCAACTGCGCTGAGCGCCCGGGTGTTGAGCCGTGATGACGGGCGAGTGCTGGGCGAAATGCAGCAGGGCAGCCTGCCCGGGCTGTTCACCGCGCACCTGGATGATGCACAGCCCTACCTGCTGCAGATCGGCTGGGCCGGTGGCGAGCAGGTGACCGAAGACCCGTACAGCTTTGGCCCGCAGCTGGGAGACATGGACCTGCACCTGTTCGCCGAGGGCAACCACCGCGACCTGTCGGGGCGCTTTGGCGCCCAGCCGACGCAGGTCGACGGCGTCGCTGGCGTGTGCTTTTCGGTCTGGGCGCCCAACGCCCGGCGCGTGTCGGTGGTGGGCGATTTCAACAATTGGGACGGCCGTCGCCACCCGATGCGCCTGCGGCACGGCGCCGGGGTGTGGGAGCTGTTCGTGCCGCGCCTGGGCGTCGGCGAAACCTACAAATTCGAGGTGCTGGGCAAGGAGGGCGTGCTGCCGCTGAAGGCCGACCCGCTTGCCCGCGCCACTGAGCTGCCGCCCAGCACTGCCTCGAAGGTGGCCGGCGAACTCAGCCATGACTGGCAAGACCACGAGTGGATGGAGCACCGCGCCCAGCGCCATGCCTACAGTGCCCCGCTGTCGATCTACGAACTGCACCCAGGCTCCTGGCAGTGCGAGCTCGACGACCTGGGTGAGGTGTCGCGCTTCTACAATTGGCGCGAACTGGCCGAGCGCCTTGTGCCCTACGTGCAGAAGCTCAACTTCACCCACATCGAGCTGCTGCCCATCATGGAGCACCCGTTCGGTGGCTCCTGGGGCTACCAGCCCTTGTCGATGTTCGCACCGACTTCGCGCTACGGCACGCCAGAAGATTTTGCGGCATTCATCGACGCCTGCCACCAAGGTGGCATCGGTGTGATCCTCGACTGGGTGCCGGCGCATTTCCCCACGGACGAGCATGGCCTGGCGCGCTTCGACGGCACGGCCCTTTACGAGTACGACAACCCTCTGGAGGGCTTCCACCAGGACTGGAACACCTTGATCTACAACCTGGGCCGCAATGAAGTGCGCGGTTTCATGCTGGCTTCGGCACTGCACTGGCTCAAGCACTTCCACATCGATGGCCTGCGGGTCGATGCGGTAGCCTCGATGCTGTACCGCGACTATTCGCGCAAGGCTGGCGAATGGGTGCCCAACCGCCATGGCGGGCGCGAGAACCTGGAGGCCATCGACTTCATCCGCCACCTCAACGGTGTAGCCGCCCATGAGGCCCCGGGCGCGCTGATCATCGCCGAGGAGTCCACCGCCTGGCCGGGTGTCAGCCAGCCCACCCAGCAAGGTGGCCTGGGCTTCGCCTACAAGTGGAACATGGGCTGGATGCACGACACCCTGCACTACATCCAGAACGACCCGGTGCACCGCAGCTATCACCACAATGAGATGAGCTTCGGCCTGATCTACGCCTATTCCGAGCATTTCATCCTGCCGATCTCCCACGACGAAGTGGTGCACGGCAAGCATTCGCTGATCGACAAGATGCCCGGCGATCGTTGGCAGAAGTTCGCCAACCTGCGCGCCTACCTGGCCTTCATGTGGACTCACCCGGGCAAGAAGCTGTTGTTCATGGGCTGTGAGTTCGGCCAATGGCGCGAGTGGAACCATGACCACCAGTTGGACTGGTACCTGCTGCAGTACCCAGAGCACCAGGGCGTGCAACGCCTGGTGGGTGACCTGAACCGGCTGTACCGTGAACTGCCGGCATTGCACGAGCAGGATTGCCAGCCGCAGGGGTTCCAGTGGCTCATCGGTGATGACGCGCAAAATTGTGTGTATGCCTGGCTGCGCTGGAGCAGCAATGGCGAGCCGCTGCTGGTGGTGGCCAACTTCACCCCGGTACCGCGCGAGGGGTATCGGATTGGGGTGCCGTTCGGGGAGCGTTGGCAGGAGCTGCTCAACAGCGATGCCGAGTTGTATGCCGGGTCGAATGTGGGCAACTTGGGCGCGGTGGAGAGTGACGAGGTCGCCAGCCACGGGCAACCGCTGTCGCTGGCACTGAACCTGCCGCCGCTGGGGGTACTGGTGCTCAAGCCTGTTTGA
- a CDS encoding autotransporter outer membrane beta-barrel domain-containing protein → MKYTSNPLRFDRIFYAVSTSMLLATPVETFAFEVLDDPGSPSFLQQPALAQLSLDPVSASGLSLGTLTAFSNKMAERHGALAPDLIASQWAQFFPGTARPGAQAPEQLEAPSQQLTIGPDLFVRETSGGNVHRAGIFVGHNNLQSSMKGSRVLLGDKQRNAVNLSGESLGVYWSMTHDQGWHVDAVAMGSRIDVLGRGETGQRVNDSGHAMTFSVEGGYPIRLGGSWVIEPQAQLINQQFFPGNQVQEETLQAFDSQPTWSGRVGAKLSGRYEVRGMPVEPYVRTNVWYDFSNADEVKLDQVDKISGSRYSTTVELGLGLVARVTPSMALFVSADYSSDVDDNDLNGLIGSLGVRMRW, encoded by the coding sequence ATGAAATACACCTCGAACCCGTTGCGCTTCGACCGTATTTTCTACGCGGTTTCCACGTCGATGCTTCTGGCAACCCCGGTGGAAACCTTCGCCTTCGAAGTGCTGGACGATCCCGGTTCACCTTCGTTCCTGCAGCAGCCGGCACTGGCGCAACTGTCGCTGGACCCGGTCAGCGCCAGCGGCCTGAGCCTGGGCACGCTGACGGCCTTCAGCAACAAGATGGCTGAACGCCATGGCGCGCTGGCGCCCGACCTGATTGCCAGCCAATGGGCGCAGTTCTTCCCGGGCACTGCCCGCCCGGGCGCCCAGGCCCCGGAACAGCTGGAAGCACCCAGCCAGCAACTGACCATTGGCCCGGACCTGTTCGTGCGTGAAACCAGCGGCGGCAACGTGCACCGCGCGGGGATATTCGTGGGGCACAACAACCTGCAGAGCAGCATGAAGGGCAGCCGGGTACTGCTCGGTGACAAGCAGCGCAACGCCGTCAACCTCAGCGGCGAAAGCCTGGGGGTGTACTGGAGCATGACTCATGACCAGGGCTGGCACGTGGACGCTGTCGCCATGGGCTCGCGCATCGATGTGCTGGGCCGGGGCGAAACTGGGCAGCGGGTAAACGACAGCGGCCATGCGATGACCTTTTCCGTGGAGGGTGGTTACCCGATCCGCCTCGGTGGCAGTTGGGTGATCGAGCCACAGGCACAGTTGATCAACCAGCAGTTCTTCCCGGGCAACCAGGTGCAGGAAGAGACGCTGCAGGCGTTCGATAGCCAACCCACCTGGAGTGGCCGCGTCGGTGCCAAGTTGTCCGGGCGCTACGAAGTGCGGGGCATGCCGGTCGAGCCCTATGTGCGCACCAACGTCTGGTATGACTTCAGCAATGCCGACGAGGTCAAGCTGGACCAGGTCGACAAGATATCCGGCTCGCGCTATTCGACGACCGTGGAACTGGGGTTGGGCCTGGTGGCGCGCGTGACGCCTTCCATGGCGCTGTTCGTCAGTGCCGATTACAGCAGTGATGTGGATGACAATGATCTGAATGGTTTGATCGGCAGCCTGGGGGTCAGGATGCGCTGGTGA